A single window of Kitasatospora sp. HUAS MG31 DNA harbors:
- a CDS encoding serine/threonine-protein kinase, whose translation MRPVGSKYLLEETLGRGATGTVWRGRVREDVPLPGLEPGQAVAIKVLREELAADPDVVMRFLRERSVLLRLAHPNIVRTRDLVVEGELLALVMDLIEGPDLFRYLRSNGPFSPIAGALLMAQIADALAVSHADGIVHRDLKPANVLLATTRGADGSEQMHPMLTDFGIARLADSPGITRTHEFVGTPAYVAPESADGRPQTAAVDVYGAGIMLYELVTGRPPFQGDGPLAVLQAHLAQEPERPRNLPEPLWTVIERCLRKDPAQRPTAVSLARALRVVAAGIGVHAGPEAVEAALAVGSLLVPDPALAAAQAAPAAAEPFGAADATQVLPSRGFDAAAATQVMGAQAAQATAPGAEDRTQVMGQTPSADRTQVMPPMPPGAPAAPAGQPDTPHPWQTQLRAARDRNQQTEIGYLDPEELSRPQVAPRPYQAPRPGQQQPPYPGQQPGPAGYPGPHPHPQQQQPGRPQQPPRGAGYDRRPPVAPPPYQAQQHQAQQRGGQQPAQPYGGPGGYPPGPPYGCAGGYPPPQAQPAPPQPPQPRPQQAPVPQRRPEPQPQRREPEPREPRRRSRNRMYIPGLGCLKGCLMVLLILALAAVALWNFTPLPEWWHSVQGWWTSVTDWIGNATKDIGS comes from the coding sequence GTGCGGCCAGTCGGCAGCAAGTATCTGCTCGAGGAGACCCTCGGGCGCGGGGCCACCGGCACCGTCTGGCGCGGCCGGGTGCGCGAGGACGTCCCGCTGCCGGGCCTGGAGCCCGGCCAGGCGGTGGCGATCAAGGTGCTGCGCGAGGAGCTCGCCGCCGACCCCGACGTGGTCATGCGCTTCCTGCGCGAGCGCTCGGTGCTGCTGCGCCTCGCCCACCCCAACATCGTCCGCACCCGCGACCTGGTGGTCGAGGGCGAGCTGCTGGCGCTGGTGATGGACCTGATCGAGGGCCCGGACCTGTTCCGGTACCTGCGCTCCAACGGCCCGTTCAGCCCGATCGCGGGCGCCCTGCTGATGGCCCAGATCGCGGACGCCCTGGCGGTCAGCCACGCCGACGGCATCGTGCACCGCGACCTCAAGCCGGCCAACGTGCTGCTCGCCACCACCCGGGGGGCCGACGGCTCCGAGCAGATGCACCCGATGCTCACCGACTTCGGCATCGCCCGGCTCGCCGACTCCCCGGGCATCACCCGCACCCACGAGTTCGTCGGCACCCCGGCGTACGTCGCGCCCGAGTCGGCCGACGGCCGCCCGCAGACCGCCGCGGTGGACGTCTACGGCGCCGGCATCATGCTGTACGAGCTGGTCACCGGGCGTCCCCCGTTCCAGGGCGACGGGCCGCTGGCCGTGCTGCAGGCCCACCTGGCCCAGGAGCCGGAGCGCCCGCGCAACCTGCCCGAGCCGCTGTGGACGGTGATCGAGCGCTGCCTGCGCAAGGACCCGGCCCAGCGGCCCACCGCGGTCTCGCTGGCCCGGGCGCTGCGGGTGGTCGCCGCCGGCATCGGCGTGCACGCCGGCCCGGAGGCGGTGGAGGCGGCCCTCGCGGTCGGCTCGCTGCTCGTCCCGGACCCGGCGCTGGCGGCCGCCCAGGCCGCGCCGGCCGCCGCCGAGCCGTTCGGCGCCGCGGACGCCACCCAGGTGCTGCCCTCCCGCGGCTTCGACGCCGCGGCCGCCACCCAGGTCATGGGCGCCCAGGCCGCCCAGGCGACGGCCCCCGGGGCCGAGGACCGCACCCAGGTGATGGGCCAGACCCCGTCCGCGGACCGCACCCAGGTCATGCCGCCGATGCCGCCCGGCGCCCCCGCCGCGCCCGCGGGCCAGCCGGACACCCCGCACCCGTGGCAGACCCAGCTGCGCGCGGCCCGCGACCGCAACCAGCAGACCGAGATCGGCTACCTGGACCCGGAGGAGCTGTCCCGCCCGCAGGTCGCCCCCCGGCCGTACCAGGCCCCGCGGCCGGGCCAGCAGCAGCCGCCGTACCCGGGCCAGCAGCCCGGCCCGGCCGGCTACCCCGGCCCGCACCCGCACCCGCAGCAGCAGCAGCCCGGCCGCCCGCAGCAGCCGCCCCGCGGGGCGGGGTACGACCGCCGCCCGCCGGTCGCGCCGCCGCCGTACCAGGCGCAGCAGCACCAGGCGCAGCAGCGGGGTGGCCAGCAGCCCGCGCAGCCGTACGGCGGCCCGGGCGGGTACCCGCCCGGGCCGCCGTACGGCTGCGCGGGCGGGTACCCGCCGCCGCAGGCCCAGCCCGCCCCGCCGCAGCCTCCGCAGCCCCGGCCGCAGCAGGCGCCGGTGCCCCAGCGCCGTCCCGAGCCGCAGCCGCAGCGCCGGGAGCCGGAGCCGCGCGAGCCGCGCCGGCGCAGCCGGAACCGGATGTACATCCCGGGCCTGGGCTGCCTCAAGGGCTGCCTGATGGTGCTGCTGATCCTGGCCCTGGCGGCCGTGGCGCTGTGGAACTTCACGCCGCTGCCCGAGTGGTGGCATTCGGTCCAGGGCTGGTGGACCAGCGTCACCGACTGGATCGGCAACGCCACGAAGGACATCGGCTCCTGA
- a CDS encoding NAD-glutamate dehydrogenase, translated as MQTKLDAAKADLLKKAAAAAENSQVGGAAPGEGLSNGALTAYLHHYYLHTAPEDLLNRDPVDVYGAAASHYRLGLKRPQGTAEVRVYTPTVEENGWSTGHTVVEVVTDDMPFLVDSVTNELTRLGRGIHLVVHPQLVVRRDITGKLLEILDIDACARSQAAGAEWPADALVESWMHVEIDRETDREDLRSIEANLRRILGDVREVVEDWSKMRDAALRLADELAEQPPSSLPEQEVGEAWELMRWLADDHFTFLGYREYDLVQHEGEEVLKAVAGTGLGILRSDPLSHDTDHHPVSEAFGRLSAPVRAKAHEKKLLILTKANSRATVHRPAYLDYIGVKKFDANGEPVGERRFLGLFSSAAYTESVTRIPVVRRKVQEVVSASGFSNDSHDGRDLLQIMETFPRDEMFQTAAAELLSIATSVLYLQERRRLRLFLRQDEYGRYFSAFVYLPRDRYTTRIRLRLMEILLEELSGQAIDYTVYATESVLTRLHFVVRVAPGTELPQLTESDIERIEAKLAEAARFWMDGFHDQLHVELGEERAAELGHKYGNAFPDGYRADFSPRTAVADLKQIESLAGEGDFRLNLYQPVGAGEDERRFKIYRVGGPISLTEVLPALQRLGVEVLDEHPYALRRADGSTAWVVDFGLKVREAAELTDEARERFQEAFSATWTGQAENDGFNGLVLSAGLTWRQAVVLRAYAKYLRQAGSTFSQDYMEDALRNNTHTTRLLVNLFEARLSPSHRSGAQELTEGILEELAGALDEVVSLDEDRILRSFLHLIKATLRTNFFQHDSDGAWHSYVSMKFDPQAIPDLPAPRPAFEIWVYSPRVEGVHLRFGKVARGGLRWSDRREDFRTEILGLVKAQMVKNTVIVPVGAKGGFVAKQLPDPSVDRDAWLAEGIASYKTFISALLDITDNLRGGEVVPPLDVVRHDEDDTYLVVAADKGTATFSDIANGVAESYGFWLGDAFASGGSAGYDHKGMGITARGAWESVKRNFRELGVDTQSQDFSVVGIGDMSGDVFGNGMLLSEHIRLVAAFDHRHIFLDPNPDAAVSYAERSRLFQLPRSSWDDYDKSLISAGGGVFPRTAKSIQLSPQVRERLGIEDVRLTPAELMKAILQAPVDLFWNGGIGTYVKSSTETNAEVGDKANDAIRVNGDQVRARVIGEGGNLGCTQLGRIEYAATGGPEGAGGWINTDAIDNSAGVDTSDHEVNIKILLNQVVADGDMTVKQRNALLAEMTDEVGRLVLRNNYAQNVVLANAVAQAGSMVNVHSRMINRLESVGRLDRALEFLPTERQIRERQQAGRGLSQPELSVLLAYTKITLADELLATELPDDPYFRDALHQYFPSALRARFGDAIDNHPLRREIITTLIVNDTINRGGCTFAFRLREETGATMEEIARTHAAARAVFGLEQLWDEIEGLDTQVAALTQTKMRLHVRRLVERATRWMLNNRRQPLDIAGTIEFFHDRVNQVWDSLPKPLRGEDLGWFESVYEELAAAGVPEGLATRVAGLSSAFPTLDIVGVADRSDADVMEVAELYYDLADRLQITHLLDRIIELPRTDRWSSMARAAIREDLFAAHAALTADVLACGPEGSSPEERYTAWSDLNGTLLSRARTTLDDIRGSDNYELSSLSVAMRVIRTLLRTGR; from the coding sequence ATGCAGACCAAGCTGGACGCAGCCAAGGCCGACCTGCTCAAGAAGGCAGCCGCAGCCGCTGAGAACAGCCAGGTAGGGGGAGCGGCGCCGGGAGAGGGTCTGAGCAACGGCGCTCTGACCGCGTACCTGCACCACTACTACCTCCACACCGCGCCCGAGGACCTGCTCAACCGCGACCCGGTCGACGTCTACGGGGCGGCGGCCTCCCACTACCGGCTCGGTCTCAAGCGCCCCCAGGGCACCGCCGAGGTCCGGGTGTACACCCCGACCGTCGAGGAGAACGGCTGGTCCACCGGCCACACCGTGGTCGAGGTCGTCACCGACGACATGCCGTTCCTGGTCGACTCGGTCACCAACGAGCTGACCCGCCTCGGCCGCGGCATCCACCTGGTCGTCCACCCGCAGCTGGTCGTCCGCCGTGACATCACCGGCAAGCTGCTGGAGATCCTGGACATCGACGCCTGCGCGCGCAGCCAGGCCGCCGGCGCCGAGTGGCCCGCCGACGCGCTGGTCGAGTCCTGGATGCACGTCGAGATCGACCGCGAGACCGACCGCGAGGACCTCCGCTCGATCGAGGCCAACCTGCGCCGCATCCTCGGCGACGTCCGCGAGGTCGTCGAGGACTGGTCGAAGATGCGCGACGCCGCGCTGCGCCTGGCCGACGAGCTCGCCGAGCAGCCCCCGTCCAGCCTGCCCGAGCAGGAGGTCGGCGAGGCCTGGGAGCTGATGCGCTGGCTGGCCGACGACCACTTCACCTTCCTCGGCTACCGCGAGTACGACCTGGTCCAGCACGAGGGCGAGGAGGTGCTCAAGGCGGTCGCCGGCACCGGCCTCGGCATCCTGCGCTCCGACCCGCTCAGCCACGACACCGACCACCACCCGGTCAGCGAGGCCTTCGGCCGGCTGTCCGCCCCGGTCCGGGCCAAGGCGCACGAGAAGAAGCTGCTCATCCTGACCAAGGCCAACAGCCGTGCCACCGTGCACCGCCCGGCCTACCTGGACTACATCGGCGTCAAGAAGTTCGACGCCAACGGCGAGCCGGTCGGCGAGCGCCGCTTCCTCGGCCTGTTCTCCTCCGCCGCGTACACCGAGTCGGTCACCCGCATCCCGGTCGTCCGCCGCAAGGTGCAGGAGGTCGTCTCCGCCTCGGGCTTCTCCAACGACAGCCACGACGGCCGGGACCTGCTCCAGATCATGGAGACCTTCCCGCGCGACGAGATGTTCCAGACCGCCGCCGCGGAGCTGCTCTCCATCGCCACCAGCGTGCTCTACCTGCAGGAGCGCCGCCGGCTGCGGCTGTTCCTGCGCCAGGACGAGTACGGCCGCTACTTCTCCGCCTTCGTCTACCTGCCGCGGGACCGGTACACCACCCGGATCCGGCTGCGCCTGATGGAGATCCTCCTGGAGGAGCTGAGCGGCCAGGCCATCGACTACACGGTGTACGCCACCGAGTCGGTGCTGACCCGCCTGCACTTCGTCGTCCGGGTCGCCCCCGGCACCGAGCTGCCGCAGCTGACCGAGTCCGACATCGAGCGGATCGAGGCCAAGCTCGCCGAGGCCGCCCGGTTCTGGATGGACGGCTTCCACGACCAGCTGCACGTCGAGCTGGGCGAGGAGCGGGCCGCCGAACTCGGCCACAAGTACGGCAACGCCTTCCCCGACGGCTACCGCGCCGACTTCTCGCCGCGCACCGCCGTCGCCGACCTCAAGCAGATCGAGTCGCTGGCCGGCGAGGGCGACTTCCGCCTCAACCTGTACCAGCCGGTCGGCGCCGGCGAGGACGAGCGCCGCTTCAAGATCTACCGGGTGGGCGGCCCGATCTCGCTCACCGAGGTCCTGCCCGCGCTCCAGCGCCTGGGCGTCGAGGTGCTCGACGAGCACCCGTACGCGCTGCGCCGCGCCGACGGCAGCACCGCCTGGGTGGTCGACTTCGGCCTGAAGGTGCGCGAGGCCGCCGAGCTCACCGACGAGGCCCGGGAGAGATTCCAGGAGGCCTTCTCCGCCACCTGGACCGGCCAGGCCGAGAACGACGGCTTCAACGGCCTCGTCCTCAGCGCCGGGCTCACCTGGCGCCAGGCCGTGGTGCTGCGCGCCTACGCCAAGTACCTCCGCCAGGCCGGGAGCACCTTCTCCCAGGACTACATGGAGGACGCGCTCCGCAACAACACCCACACCACCCGCCTGCTGGTGAACCTCTTCGAGGCCCGCCTCAGCCCGAGCCACCGCTCGGGCGCCCAGGAGCTCACCGAGGGCATCCTGGAGGAGCTGGCCGGCGCCCTGGACGAGGTCGTCTCGCTGGACGAGGACCGCATCCTGCGCTCCTTCCTCCACCTGATCAAGGCCACCCTGCGGACCAACTTCTTCCAGCACGACTCCGACGGCGCGTGGCACTCCTACGTGTCGATGAAGTTCGACCCGCAGGCCATCCCGGACCTGCCGGCCCCGCGCCCGGCGTTCGAGATCTGGGTCTACTCGCCCCGGGTCGAGGGCGTGCACCTGCGCTTCGGCAAGGTCGCCCGCGGCGGTCTGCGCTGGTCCGACCGGCGCGAGGACTTCCGCACCGAGATCCTCGGCCTGGTCAAGGCCCAGATGGTCAAGAACACCGTCATCGTCCCGGTCGGCGCCAAGGGCGGCTTCGTCGCCAAGCAGCTGCCGGACCCGTCGGTGGACCGCGACGCCTGGCTGGCCGAGGGCATCGCCTCGTACAAGACCTTCATCTCGGCGCTGCTCGACATCACCGACAACCTCAGGGGCGGCGAGGTCGTGCCGCCGCTCGACGTGGTCCGCCACGACGAGGACGACACCTACCTGGTCGTCGCCGCCGACAAGGGCACCGCGACCTTCTCGGACATCGCCAACGGCGTCGCCGAGTCGTACGGCTTCTGGCTGGGCGACGCCTTCGCCTCCGGCGGCTCGGCCGGCTACGACCACAAGGGCATGGGCATCACCGCCCGCGGCGCCTGGGAGTCCGTGAAGCGGAACTTCCGCGAGCTCGGGGTGGACACCCAGTCCCAGGACTTCTCCGTGGTCGGCATCGGCGACATGTCCGGCGACGTGTTCGGCAACGGCATGCTGCTGAGCGAGCACATCCGCCTGGTCGCCGCCTTCGACCACCGGCACATCTTCCTGGACCCGAACCCGGACGCGGCGGTCTCCTACGCCGAGCGCAGCCGGCTCTTCCAGCTGCCGCGCAGCTCCTGGGACGACTACGACAAGTCGCTGATCTCGGCCGGCGGCGGCGTCTTCCCGCGCACCGCCAAGTCCATCCAGCTCTCCCCGCAGGTGCGCGAGCGCCTCGGCATCGAGGACGTCCGGCTCACCCCGGCCGAGCTGATGAAGGCGATCCTGCAGGCGCCCGTCGACCTGTTCTGGAACGGCGGCATCGGCACCTACGTCAAGTCCTCCACCGAGACCAACGCCGAGGTCGGCGACAAGGCCAACGACGCCATCCGGGTCAACGGCGACCAGGTCCGCGCCCGGGTCATCGGCGAGGGCGGCAACCTCGGCTGCACCCAGCTCGGCCGGATCGAGTACGCGGCCACCGGAGGCCCCGAGGGCGCCGGCGGCTGGATCAACACCGACGCCATCGACAACTCGGCCGGCGTGGACACCTCGGACCACGAGGTGAACATCAAGATCCTGCTCAACCAGGTGGTCGCCGACGGCGACATGACGGTCAAGCAGCGCAACGCCCTGCTCGCCGAGATGACCGACGAGGTCGGCCGCCTGGTGCTGCGCAACAACTACGCGCAGAACGTGGTGCTGGCCAACGCGGTCGCCCAGGCCGGCAGCATGGTCAACGTCCACTCGCGGATGATCAACCGGCTGGAGTCCGTCGGCCGGCTCGACCGGGCCCTGGAGTTCCTGCCCACCGAGCGGCAGATCCGCGAGCGCCAGCAGGCCGGCCGCGGGCTCTCCCAGCCCGAGCTGTCCGTGCTGCTCGCCTACACCAAGATCACCCTGGCCGACGAGCTGCTCGCCACCGAGCTGCCCGACGACCCGTACTTCCGCGACGCGCTGCACCAGTACTTCCCGAGCGCGCTGCGGGCCAGGTTCGGCGACGCGATCGACAACCACCCGCTGCGCCGCGAGATCATCACCACGCTGATCGTCAACGACACGATCAACCGCGGTGGCTGCACCTTCGCCTTCCGCCTCCGCGAGGAGACCGGGGCGACCATGGAGGAGATCGCCCGCACCCACGCGGCGGCCCGCGCGGTCTTCGGCCTGGAGCAGCTCTGGGACGAGATCGAGGGCCTGGACACCCAGGTCGCGGCCCTCACGCAGACCAAGATGCGCCTGCACGTGCGCCGCCTGGTCGAGCGCGCCACCCGCTGGATGCTCAACAACCGGCGCCAGCCGCTGGACATCGCCGGCACCATCGAGTTCTTCCACGACCGGGTCAACCAGGTCTGGGACAGCCTGCCCAAGCCGCTCCGCGGCGAGGACCTGGGCTGGTTCGAGTCGGTGTACGAGGAGCTCGCCGCCGCGGGCGTCCCGGAGGGCCTGGCCACCCGGGTGGCCGGTCTGTCCTCCGCGTTCCCGACCCTCGACATCGTCGGTGTCGCGGACCGCTCGGACGCGGACGTGATGGAGGTCGCGGAGCTGTACTACGACCTCGCCGACCGGCTCCAGATCACCCACCTGCTGGACCGCATCATCGAGCTGCCGCGGACCGACCGCTGGTCCTCGATGGCCCGCGCCGCCATCCGCGAGGACCTCTTCGCCGCGCACGCCGCGCTCACCGCCGACGTGCTGGCCTGCGGTCCCGAGGGCTCCTCGCCCGAGGAGCGGTACACCGCCTGGTCCGACCTCAACGGCACGCTGCTGAGCCGGGCCCGCACCACCCTCGACGACATAAGGGGTTCGGACAACTACGAGCTGTCCAGCCTGTCGGTCGCGATGCGGGTCATCCGGACGCTGCTGCGCACCGGCCGCTGA
- a CDS encoding FHA domain-containing protein, giving the protein MQIRLTVLRPRSGPAGAGAATDVLVTAPAGTALGAVAGALAGAVGVRGPRAATHVHLYAGERRIDEQSLLGHPPLIDGAVLSLNEPDPDAAGDTRPAAAELRVVGGPDAGGVHHLHGEEIQVGRSSDADVPLDDPDVSRLHLSLRLADGRITVRDLGSTNGTRLDDRFLRDESAELPEDGLLRLGETTLRLSRPGHAAPAPRPAVPDGEGHLSLAPPPPARPVPAAPTTPPEIPAPSGGGLARALLSRRRGRSAEPPADAGRQHAAVRARQAAAQRERWPDPAALLLAALGPGPRLWERGPSHPDALAVRLGTADLPGGPGTAPGTLLPAVPVTVDLQTAGSLGLAGPRPRLAGLARAVLAQLAALHPPSGLGLVVVAADPALAPEWSFVQWLPHLRPAHGQPCRLLVGFGPDQAAARLAELAAAPAGPPATVVLVDGDAGSPAAREALALLLRQGPAAGVFTVTLSELPDRLPAGLGATALITGEVGTQLTVDRPAAGGRERIDEVSLDAVPAAWAERLARVLAPLRESAPAARGPLPAALRLLDLLRLEAVTPAKLSARWSALPAGAGSATALLGTSREDETCTLDLADPDLLEPGEQGGPHLLVGGGPGSGKTELLRTLIASLAVSERPERLAVMTVEGRAASEAAPGLAGCSELPHVMNHVAATDPRQAMLASEELLEVLAAREELFGRAGFTGWHTGRVLGKAPALVATGGQAGPGDAARVVEPRRSPEAARPDDGADRGPARLVVVVDDFDALLAPTSPGGRPLARALAEVARRGGRLGVHLVVATGAPELTAGTEVDEAAPLRIALRTDHPGESDLLIHLPDAAALSEDTPGRGYLRRPDGRVTAFQAARVSGRIPRTATLRPTVVATDLAELGTPPTRRPVRELGNGPTDLALLASALQRAAAG; this is encoded by the coding sequence ATGCAGATCCGGCTCACCGTCCTTCGACCGCGCAGCGGCCCGGCCGGTGCCGGCGCGGCCACCGACGTGCTGGTCACGGCCCCCGCGGGCACCGCGCTGGGCGCCGTGGCGGGCGCCCTGGCCGGGGCGGTGGGCGTCCGCGGCCCCCGCGCCGCCACCCACGTCCACCTGTACGCCGGCGAGCGGCGGATCGACGAGCAGTCCCTGCTCGGGCACCCGCCGCTGATCGACGGCGCCGTGCTCTCGCTGAACGAGCCCGATCCGGACGCGGCCGGCGACACCCGCCCCGCCGCCGCCGAGCTCCGGGTCGTCGGCGGCCCGGACGCGGGCGGGGTGCACCACCTGCACGGCGAGGAGATCCAGGTCGGGCGCTCCAGCGACGCCGACGTCCCGCTGGACGACCCGGACGTCTCCCGGCTGCACCTCTCCCTGCGCCTCGCGGACGGCCGGATCACCGTCCGCGACCTGGGCTCCACCAACGGCACCCGGCTGGACGACCGGTTCCTCCGCGACGAGTCCGCCGAGCTACCCGAGGACGGGCTGCTGCGGCTCGGCGAGACCACGCTGCGCCTCAGCCGGCCCGGCCACGCCGCCCCGGCGCCCCGGCCGGCCGTTCCGGACGGCGAGGGCCACCTGAGCCTGGCCCCTCCCCCGCCCGCCCGGCCCGTCCCGGCGGCTCCCACGACCCCGCCCGAGATCCCGGCGCCCTCCGGCGGCGGCCTGGCCCGGGCCCTGCTCTCCCGCCGCCGCGGCCGCTCCGCCGAGCCGCCGGCCGACGCCGGCCGGCAGCACGCCGCGGTCCGGGCCCGCCAGGCCGCGGCCCAGCGCGAGCGCTGGCCCGACCCGGCGGCCCTGCTGCTGGCCGCCCTCGGCCCCGGCCCCCGGCTGTGGGAGCGCGGTCCGTCCCATCCGGACGCGCTGGCCGTCCGGCTCGGCACCGCCGACCTGCCCGGCGGACCGGGCACCGCGCCCGGCACCCTGCTGCCGGCCGTGCCGGTCACCGTGGACCTGCAGACCGCCGGCAGCCTGGGCCTGGCCGGCCCGCGCCCCCGGCTGGCCGGACTGGCCCGGGCCGTGCTGGCCCAGCTGGCCGCGCTGCACCCGCCGAGCGGCCTCGGCCTGGTGGTGGTCGCGGCGGATCCGGCGCTCGCCCCCGAGTGGTCCTTCGTCCAGTGGCTGCCGCACCTGCGGCCCGCGCACGGGCAGCCCTGCCGGCTGCTGGTGGGCTTCGGCCCGGATCAGGCGGCGGCCCGCCTGGCTGAGCTGGCGGCCGCCCCGGCCGGCCCGCCCGCCACCGTGGTGCTGGTGGACGGGGACGCGGGCAGCCCGGCCGCCCGGGAGGCGCTCGCCCTGCTGCTGCGCCAGGGCCCGGCGGCCGGTGTGTTCACCGTGACCCTGTCCGAACTGCCGGACCGGCTGCCCGCGGGCCTCGGCGCCACCGCGCTGATCACCGGCGAGGTGGGCACCCAGCTGACCGTCGACCGGCCCGCCGCCGGCGGCCGCGAACGGATCGACGAGGTCTCCCTGGACGCCGTCCCGGCCGCCTGGGCCGAGCGGCTGGCCCGGGTGCTCGCCCCGCTGCGCGAGTCCGCCCCGGCCGCCCGCGGGCCGCTTCCGGCCGCCCTGCGCCTGCTGGACCTGCTCCGGCTGGAGGCGGTCACCCCCGCGAAGCTGTCCGCCCGCTGGTCGGCCCTGCCGGCCGGCGCCGGCTCGGCCACGGCGCTGCTCGGCACCTCCCGCGAGGACGAGACCTGCACCCTCGACCTGGCCGATCCGGATCTGCTGGAGCCCGGCGAGCAGGGCGGCCCGCACCTGCTGGTCGGCGGCGGCCCGGGTTCCGGCAAGACGGAGCTGCTGCGGACGCTGATCGCCTCGCTGGCGGTCTCCGAGCGCCCGGAGCGGCTGGCCGTGATGACCGTCGAGGGCCGGGCCGCCTCGGAGGCCGCCCCGGGCCTGGCCGGCTGTTCCGAGCTCCCGCACGTCATGAACCATGTCGCGGCCACCGACCCGCGGCAGGCGATGCTCGCCTCGGAGGAGCTGCTGGAGGTCCTGGCCGCCCGCGAGGAGCTGTTCGGCCGGGCCGGCTTCACCGGCTGGCACACCGGCCGGGTGCTCGGCAAGGCGCCCGCGCTGGTCGCCACCGGCGGCCAGGCCGGCCCGGGCGACGCCGCCCGGGTGGTCGAGCCGCGCCGCTCGCCGGAGGCCGCCCGCCCGGACGACGGCGCCGATCGCGGCCCGGCCCGGCTGGTCGTGGTGGTGGACGACTTCGACGCGCTGCTCGCCCCGACCTCGCCCGGTGGCCGCCCGCTGGCCCGCGCGCTGGCCGAGGTGGCCCGGCGCGGCGGCCGGCTGGGGGTCCACCTGGTGGTGGCCACCGGCGCGCCGGAGCTGACCGCCGGCACCGAGGTGGACGAGGCGGCGCCGCTGCGGATCGCCCTGCGCACCGACCACCCCGGCGAGTCCGACCTGCTGATCCACCTGCCGGACGCCGCCGCCCTGTCCGAGGACACCCCGGGCCGGGGGTACCTGCGCCGCCCGGACGGCCGGGTGACGGCCTTCCAGGCGGCCCGGGTCAGCGGCCGGATCCCCCGGACGGCCACCCTGCGGCCGACCGTGGTCGCCACCGACCTCGCCGAGCTGGGCACCCCGCCGACCCGCCGCCCGGTCCGCGAGCTGGGCAACGGGCCGACGGACCTCGCCCTGCTGGCCAGCGCCCTCCAGCGGGCGGCGGCGGGCTGA